GCCCATGCCGGCGATAAGCAGGCGCGCGGGCGCCCGGCTGACAATACCGGTATCCACCAGCACCACATCGGGGTTGGTCGGCAGGAAAAGATATTCCTCAAACACGCCGCTCTCGCTGTAAATGACGGAAAGCGCGCTGCACGGCGCGTCCGTGGAGGCCACGGTGGGCACGATGACCACCGGGCAGTGGACATAATAGGCTACTGCCTTGGCCGTATCATGGATTTTGCCGCCGCCGACGCCCACCACCAAGTCACAGCCGGTCTGCTCATAGACAGCGCGGATGCGTTGGATTTCCTGCCTGGAGCATTCGCCGTTGAACAGTTCATAGTGGGCGGAACAGGCGGAGCCCGCGAGACTTTCGGCCACGAGGTTCTCCACCCGCGCCTTGCCCGATGCGCTGGCCAGGATCAGCAGCTTTTTGCCCAGCGGTTCCACATGACGGCGAATTTCGGCCAGGGCGTTATCCCCTTGGATATAGCGGGTAGGGCTGGCGATAATGGTGGTCATGGCGTTTTCCTCAACGGGAATGCTGTTTGTGCGATTAAACAATAACTGTGGTTACAGTTTGCCTTGTTTCGGTTTTTGTCAAGCGCATTTTTTCACAGAGAGCGACAATCTTTCAAGGTACGAGCGCGGGCCTGTCCTGCACAGGGGGACCGCCCGCCGCCCGGCTGTCAAAATTTCCTCCCGGGTTGCGCGCCCGGCGGGAAAAATCCCGTTTCTGCGCGAAAATCAAGCGTTGGCCGCTTTTTTGCATTATGCAAAACAACAAATTCCAGCCACGACGGCACACGGCTGTATGCCGGGCCGCCACGTCAAAGCGAGGTTCGCATGATGCCTGTTCTCTGGTTGCTGGGGCTTTCCGGCAGCGGCAAAACCACTCTGGGGTCCCTTCTGCGTCTGTACCTGGAGACGCAGGGCCACGATGTCGAATTCGTCGACGGCGACCGCTTCCGCCGGCAGTTCGGTTTCAGCGGCTTCCGGCCCGAAGACCGTCTGCGCAATATCGACGCCATGCGTGAGTATGTGCTGCAAGCCCACGCTCAAGGTAAAGTCTGCATTGTGGCGGCCATTACCCCCTACGAATGCATGCGTCAGAAAAATCGCGACCAGCTTCCCCTGTACCGCGAAGTCTGGGTGCGCTGTTCTCTGCATACGCTGGTGGAGCGGGATACCAAGGGCTTTTACGCCCGGGCCGCGCGCGGCGAAATGGATTTGCTGACCGGCGTTTCCGATGCTTTTGACGAGCCCGTGCGGGCCGACCTCATCGTTGATACGGACCGGCTCAGCCTGGCGGAAAGTTACGTGGCCCTGCGCGATCTGGCCGAGGAAACCCTGGCGGAAAGCCGGAACTG
Above is a genomic segment from Desulfovibrio porci containing:
- a CDS encoding adenylyl-sulfate kinase; the encoded protein is MMPVLWLLGLSGSGKTTLGSLLRLYLETQGHDVEFVDGDRFRRQFGFSGFRPEDRLRNIDAMREYVLQAHAQGKVCIVAAITPYECMRQKNRDQLPLYREVWVRCSLHTLVERDTKGFYARAARGEMDLLTGVSDAFDEPVRADLIVDTDRLSLAESYVALRDLAEETLAESRNWRQVREELPLKNMPGRSALNGYFL